The sequence CAACTCTGAGGCTGAACCTGAAATTCTCACAGAACTGACAAGGGAAACCCATTTAAAAGTGATACAACCCAGAATGATTACAGGACATTTTCAAGGTAGGGTGCTCAGCTTGCTCTCAAAAATTATAGCTCCCAAAAACATTCTTGAAATTGGGACCTACACAGGCTATTCTGCAATCTGTTTAGCTGAAGGACTTCAAAAGACCGGAAAGTTGTATACAATCGAGATAAATGAAGAACTACATGATTTACAGCGTAGGTATTTTGATAAAAGTGGTTATGGAAATCAAATTGTGCAACACACGGGTGACGCTTTGGAGATAATACCAACGCTAGACATTTGTTTTGACCTCATCTTTATTGATGCTCAAAAGGTAAATTATGATGCTTATTTTGAGGCTGTCATAAAAAAAACAAGATCTGGCAGTATCATTCTTTCTGATAACGTTTTATGGTCAGGAAAGGTTATTGAACCGCTCGTTAAATCTGATAAGGCCACTGCTGTTCTGATTGACTACAACCAAAAACTGAAAGATGACCCAAGGGTGGAAACCGTTATTCTTCCCGTGAGGGATGGATTGACCCTGAGTAGGGTAAAATAAAACGATTGTATACTTTATAAAAAAGTATTCCAGAAAAAATACCAACTAAAGCCCCTATAATAATATCTAGAGGATAATGAACGCCAACATATATTCTACTTATTGCAAATAGCAGTGGCCATATAAAAAACAATACCATCCACTTAACCTTTTTTCTAAGGAAAAGAAAAACCAAAACGGTTATGGAAAAAGAACTTGCCGCATGTCCTGAAAAAAAACTGTAATCTGTAGGGCTTTTTAAAACACGAATCAAAGTATTTATTTCTTCTGTATTGTTTGGCCTAAGACGTCCTACCCATGTTTTAGTGAAGTGCGTAACAGTAATGATGAAAAACACCAAGCCAAAAACGGTCATTAGTTTAAAAAATGCCTCTTTCTTCGGAAATTTCAATATAAGAAGCACTATGAACAATAGAAATAAGGGAATCCAGGTGGTAATATTGGTAATGATGGACCAGAAAAAATCAAACTCTTTAGCACCTAACCCGTTGAAGTAAATAAAGGTATCCCTATCCCACTTAAGAAGTTTCTCTAACATGGGTTATTTAGTGCTTCTTTTAACGGCACCAGTAACCTCATCTACATTTTTCTTGACCTCATTAATTTCTTTCCTGATATCTTTTGTGAAATCCGTATCAATACCCTGTTTTTCAGCACTTTTTTGAATTTCGCGCTTTATATCATCTGTGGCATCACGCAATTGTCGCATTCCCTTACCCAGTCCTTTGGCAATTCCCGGGATTTTATCCGCACCAAATACCATCACCACTATAAAGAGGATAAAAAAGATTTCGGCACCGCTTATAAATAGAAAATGCATAGAACAAATATAATGAGAACTTGGTAGTAAAATAAAAAAAAGCCCTGTGAAATCACAGGGCTCTTAACATTCATTTTGAGTTATTACTTGCCTTTGATATTTTCTTTGAACTTATCAAAGTCAGATTTCTCTTCTTTAATTGGCCAAGAATTATTGGCAGTATCAATATCTGCAGTCTCTAATTTTGGGTCAACTATAATACCAACCAATTCTTTTTCTGAAGAAATTACCCTTTTTACTTCGGCATCATTCTTTCTCCAAATTTCGGCGGGGTATGTAACATTTTCCTTGGTTCCATCTGCATAAGTGTATTCAACAATCAATGGCATTGGAATACCTCCTGGTTTGTCAAAAGTAACTTCGTAGAAATATTTAGGCTCTACCACCGCAGCTCTTTCGGCCTCGGTCATGTTGTCCATCATAAATTCTTTCAAGTTTTGAGAAGTTTCTGTTGGTGACTTCCCCTTTAACTCAGGAGAAAAATCTTCACTGTCCTCCTCTGCCAAATATACCAATGGCGGCAAATCAGCTTCCGTTAAATTTCTGTCAGCCATGTATTTTTCCATTTCTTTGGTAGGCTTATCAGAAACATAGTATTTTTTTACACCCTTAACGCCTATATCCACATAATCCGTGGTGTAGAACCAACCTCTCCAATACCAGTCCAAATCTACTGCAGATGCATCTTCCAAGGTTCTGAAGAAATCTTCTGGGGTTGGGTGCTTAAATTTCCAACGTTGTGCATAGGTTTTAAATGCATGGTCGAACAATTCTTTGCCCATAACGGTTTCTCTCAAAATATTTAAAGCTGTAGCCGGTTTTCCATATGCATTTGGCCCAAGTTGATACACATTTTCTGGGTTCGACATAATGGGTGAAATATGGCTTTGATCTCCACTCATATAAGGTACTATTTTAGAAGGCTCCCCTCTACGAGATGGGTAGTTACCATTTGGAGCAATTACATCTGGGTAGTTTTTACCAAACTCTTGCTCTGCTAAATATTGCATAAAAGTATCTAAACCTTCATCCATCCATCCCCACTGACGTTCATCAGAATTTACAATCATAGGGAAGAAGTTGTGACCAACTTCATGAATGATAACGCTGATCATTCCATATTTTGTTCTATCAGAATACGTACCATCTTCATTAGGACGTCCATAGTTCCAGCAAATCATTGGATACTCCATGCCTTGATTTTTTGCATGCACAGAAATCGCTTTGTGATAAGGATAATCAAATGTATGCTTAGAGTACGTTTCTAAAGTTTGTGCAACTGCTTTTGTAGATTGTTCTTCCCAAAGTGGGTTTCCTTCTTTCGGATATAATGAAACAGCCATTACGTCTTTACTGCCAATTTTTACGGCCTGCATGTCCCAAATAAACTTTCGGGAAGTTGCAAAACCATAATCGCGTACATTGGTAGCTTTAAATTTCCAAGTCTTTTTCTTTTCTGAAAAACCTTTTTCAGCTGCTTCTGCCTCTTCTTGCGTTACTATGACCACTGGCTTATCATAAGACTTTTTGGCCATTTCGTATCGTTTCATCATATCTTTTGAGAAGACTTCTTTTCTGTTCTGTAATACTCCTGTGGCATCCAAAACATGATCTGCTGGCACAGTAATGTTCACATTATAGTTGCCAAACGGAAGTGCAAATTCTCCGCTACCCCAAAACTGGTGGTTTTGCCATCCCTCCACATCACTATATACTGCCATACGCGGGAAGAATTGCGCAATTACATAGGCACGATTTCCATCTTTTGGAAAATACTCATAACCTGAACGTCCTCTTCCATTAACATGGTCGTTAATATTGTACCACCACTTAATAGAAAAAGAAATTTGCTCACCGCTCTTTAAAGGTTGAGGAATATTCAGTCGCATCATCGTTTGGTTGATCGTATATGACAATGGTCTGCCATTGGCATCTTTCACATATTCAATATTGAAGCCACCATCAAAAGGCTCACTAACATAAGTATTTGCGAAGTTTCCCGTTGTGTAAGCAAAGTTTACACCATTGCCATTCCTTAATGGGGATTTAGAATCCTTAGCACGAACATTTTGGTCCAATTGCACCCAAAGGAACTCTAGATTATCTGGAGAATTGTTAAAATAGGTAATGGTCTCTTCTCCATATATTTTGGAGTTTTTATCATCCAATTCAATATTCATATCATAATCTGCCCGCTGTTGGTAATAATCAGGGCCAGGAGCTCCTGAAGCAGAACGATATGTGTTTGGAGTAGCAAACTCCTCATACAACTGTTTAAACTTGCTTTGATTGTAATGGCCCGGATCTCGTTCCTCTTTTACTTCACCCTCTTCTTGTGCTATGGCCATAGCACCAAAAAGGAACAACATAGAAGCAAAGTAATACTTGATTTTGTTCATTTTCTTTTTGATTTTAAAACGTTGAAAAATAACTTTTTTTTAACCAACTGTTAAGGATTCGTTATAAGTTTAACATTCCTTTATTATTCTCTTTGATCAGTACAAAACTCTTCTTCTGTCCATTCCATTTTACATGGACAACGTTTTGTTGCTCTTCAAACATATCGGTTAAAATTTCATTTTGGATGGATATTGACTTTAGTTCAGAAAAATTTACATCGGTCAACTCTAAATAACAAAGCACTACATCATTATCATATTTTTTTCCCAAAAAGGAATAATGCGCTATTTCACCATTAAGTTCAATGGCAAATTTTGCCTTAAAGTATTTTTTAATGTATTCATCAGAAACTTTGGCTTCATCCTTAGTAGCCAACTTAGCGTTAATATCGTACCGCTCTTTTAATAGCTCTTCCAAGTCATCAATAAAAATGCGACTGGTAATCTGAAATGAAGCGTTTTTTTCTGAATACACCACATTGGTCACGCTAACATAGAACTTATGCGCTACTGTAAAAGATAAAAACAGAACTGCCATTATTGGCAAAGCCATGTTTCTTATCAATCTTAAATTCATCATATTACAATAGTATTGTTAACCTGTTTTATGTTACACTATTTCTCAAGAAATTCTTTCCACTCTCAACAGTACAAACCACATGCCAATTTATGGATTAATCCAGACTATTGTTTTTTCGATAGTCTCGGCTCTTTAAAACCAAAAAATCCCACAGCTTTAATTTATCCTTTGCATCTACCGTCTTTTGAAACTGTTCATCAACTTCGCAGAAATACATAAAATCCTCAATTTTTTCCGAAGGAATTTTTAAGGTGACCACAAAAAGGGAATCAACATAAAAATCTTGAACTCTTTGTGTTCTTGCATAAGCCTTATCTACTTTGACCCTATTTTTCAGCATTTTTGTCCGTCCAGTAATAGCATTGATGATAGGATCAAGAGGTGGGGTTAAAATCATCCCTACATTAAATTTTCCAAAAGTAGCCTGTTGTAGTTTACGTTGACTTTGTGATGGTATTTTTTGATGGGCATTTGGTAATCCCAACGCCTCCGCACTTACATCTTTTTCCAATTGCAATCCACCCAAATCTTGCCCCAAATCTCCAGAAAGATCATAAGGTTTCACCACTACTTCACTTAGCTCATTTACAAATTCTTCCAGAGGAACTGTTATAAAACTTGTATTGAAAAGCACTTCATTGACCGGTAAAATTTTTCTTTTAAACTGAACAGCGGAAAATACAAGGGTATCATTCAGTTTTATCAAAATGGAAAAGTTTCCATCAATATCGGTAATTACAGCACGTTCGGTGGTAACATTCTGTACAACAACCCCAACAACATCTTTGCCTTTACTATAAACTTTTCCTCTTAATTCCTTTTGTTGGGCGCTAACCGAAAAAGCAACCAAGAACAACAATGAAAAAAGGAGCTTAATCCTCATCCAACTCGGTTAAATATGTTTTACTATGGGTTACCAAAAA is a genomic window of Flagellimonas sp. CMM7 containing:
- a CDS encoding phosphatase PAP2 family protein codes for the protein MLEKLLKWDRDTFIYFNGLGAKEFDFFWSIITNITTWIPLFLLFIVLLILKFPKKEAFFKLMTVFGLVFFIITVTHFTKTWVGRLRPNNTEEINTLIRVLKSPTDYSFFSGHAASSFSITVLVFLFLRKKVKWMVLFFIWPLLFAISRIYVGVHYPLDIIIGALVGIFSGILFYKVYNRFILPYSGSIHPSREE
- a CDS encoding M1 family metallopeptidase, with amino-acid sequence MNKIKYYFASMLFLFGAMAIAQEEGEVKEERDPGHYNQSKFKQLYEEFATPNTYRSASGAPGPDYYQQRADYDMNIELDDKNSKIYGEETITYFNNSPDNLEFLWVQLDQNVRAKDSKSPLRNGNGVNFAYTTGNFANTYVSEPFDGGFNIEYVKDANGRPLSYTINQTMMRLNIPQPLKSGEQISFSIKWWYNINDHVNGRGRSGYEYFPKDGNRAYVIAQFFPRMAVYSDVEGWQNHQFWGSGEFALPFGNYNVNITVPADHVLDATGVLQNRKEVFSKDMMKRYEMAKKSYDKPVVIVTQEEAEAAEKGFSEKKKTWKFKATNVRDYGFATSRKFIWDMQAVKIGSKDVMAVSLYPKEGNPLWEEQSTKAVAQTLETYSKHTFDYPYHKAISVHAKNQGMEYPMICWNYGRPNEDGTYSDRTKYGMISVIIHEVGHNFFPMIVNSDERQWGWMDEGLDTFMQYLAEQEFGKNYPDVIAPNGNYPSRRGEPSKIVPYMSGDQSHISPIMSNPENVYQLGPNAYGKPATALNILRETVMGKELFDHAFKTYAQRWKFKHPTPEDFFRTLEDASAVDLDWYWRGWFYTTDYVDIGVKGVKKYYVSDKPTKEMEKYMADRNLTEADLPPLVYLAEEDSEDFSPELKGKSPTETSQNLKEFMMDNMTEAERAAVVEPKYFYEVTFDKPGGIPMPLIVEYTYADGTKENVTYPAEIWRKNDAEVKRVISSEKELVGIIVDPKLETADIDTANNSWPIKEEKSDFDKFKENIKGK
- a CDS encoding DUF6702 family protein; translation: MMNLRLIRNMALPIMAVLFLSFTVAHKFYVSVTNVVYSEKNASFQITSRIFIDDLEELLKERYDINAKLATKDEAKVSDEYIKKYFKAKFAIELNGEIAHYSFLGKKYDNDVVLCYLELTDVNFSELKSISIQNEILTDMFEEQQNVVHVKWNGQKKSFVLIKENNKGMLNL
- a CDS encoding O-methyltransferase; this translates as MHFLSPLLENYIMDNSEAEPEILTELTRETHLKVIQPRMITGHFQGRVLSLLSKIIAPKNILEIGTYTGYSAICLAEGLQKTGKLYTIEINEELHDLQRRYFDKSGYGNQIVQHTGDALEIIPTLDICFDLIFIDAQKVNYDAYFEAVIKKTRSGSIILSDNVLWSGKVIEPLVKSDKATAVLIDYNQKLKDDPRVETVILPVRDGLTLSRVK
- a CDS encoding twin-arginine translocase TatA/TatE family subunit — its product is MHFLFISGAEIFFILFIVVMVFGADKIPGIAKGLGKGMRQLRDATDDIKREIQKSAEKQGIDTDFTKDIRKEINEVKKNVDEVTGAVKRSTK